A genome region from Thermoanaerobacterium xylanolyticum LX-11 includes the following:
- a CDS encoding ECF transporter S component: MVNGTSPKKFDAKFITRTAILLALTIIAQFIKMPQLVTGSIVNAMLIVSAYFVGVWSGITIGLLTPIIAFLVGLMGFPMLIPFIMVGNALYVMFFSAIKNNIIGMITGSVVKFLWLAASVKYILVMFGVKVPQKIAAAFTFPQLATAIIGGILSIFLIFILTGYFNKSKE, encoded by the coding sequence ATGGTAAATGGCACATCACCCAAAAAATTTGACGCAAAATTTATAACAAGAACCGCTATTTTGCTGGCATTGACTATAATCGCACAATTTATCAAGATGCCACAGCTTGTAACAGGCTCAATCGTAAATGCGATGCTTATTGTATCGGCTTACTTTGTAGGTGTCTGGTCTGGCATCACAATAGGGCTTTTGACGCCAATCATCGCTTTTTTAGTAGGACTTATGGGATTTCCAATGCTTATACCATTTATAATGGTTGGCAATGCACTTTATGTGATGTTTTTCTCGGCTATTAAAAACAACATCATAGGCATGATAACAGGTTCAGTTGTAAAGTTTTTATGGCTGGCAGCTTCTGTAAAGTACATTCTCGTAATGTTTGGCGTAAAAGTACCTCAAAAAATTGCAGCAGCCTTTACATTTCCACAATTAGCTACCGCTATAATCGGTGGAATACTATCCATATTTTTAATATTCATCTTGACAGGCTATTTCAATAAATCAAAGGAGTAG
- a CDS encoding protein-glutamate methylesterase/protein-glutamine glutaminase produces MEKFGVLVVDDSSFMRKCITKIIEKNPKLSVVGIARDGYEAIEKVQNLNPDIITMDIEMPNMDGIMALKKIKELYNIPIVMLSNYTEEGAEPTIEALEAGAEDFFLKSELINQDVDDKIIDNFINKLINVIESKKIQKQCSEINKDEMVNKRELSNDKPKAKVNIIIIGTSTGGPVALQSILPNFPPDLPVPVLVLQHMPPGFTKSLAERFDTFCQLHVKEAEEGEILQAGNIYIAPSGFQTTLHIKNDNEVVFKIIESSDDNILYKPSVDVTLNSAAPIYKEHLLAVILTGMGNDGLVGCKSVKKYGGHVIIESEETCVVYGMPKAVFEAKLYDVQVPLQDVLKEILAYV; encoded by the coding sequence GTGGAAAAGTTTGGTGTTTTAGTTGTAGATGATTCGTCTTTTATGAGAAAGTGTATTACTAAAATTATAGAAAAGAACCCTAAACTTTCTGTTGTAGGAATCGCCAGAGACGGATATGAAGCGATAGAAAAAGTTCAAAATCTTAATCCGGATATAATAACTATGGATATTGAAATGCCTAATATGGATGGTATTATGGCTCTTAAAAAGATTAAAGAATTGTATAATATACCTATTGTAATGTTGAGCAATTATACAGAGGAAGGTGCTGAACCTACTATAGAAGCGTTAGAAGCAGGTGCAGAAGATTTTTTTCTGAAAAGCGAGTTAATCAATCAAGATGTTGATGACAAGATTATTGATAATTTTATAAATAAGTTGATAAATGTAATAGAAAGCAAAAAAATACAAAAACAATGTTCAGAAATTAATAAAGACGAAATGGTTAATAAAAGAGAGCTTAGCAATGATAAACCAAAGGCAAAAGTAAATATAATTATCATAGGTACATCTACAGGAGGACCGGTCGCTTTGCAATCTATACTACCTAATTTTCCACCAGATTTGCCTGTTCCTGTACTTGTTCTCCAACACATGCCTCCCGGTTTTACTAAGTCTTTAGCTGAAAGATTTGATACATTCTGCCAACTTCATGTAAAAGAAGCAGAAGAAGGGGAAATTTTACAGGCTGGCAACATTTATATTGCTCCGTCAGGATTTCAAACTACTTTGCATATAAAAAATGATAATGAAGTTGTTTTTAAAATTATAGAAAGCTCAGATGATAATATTTTATACAAACCATCAGTTGATGTTACGCTAAATTCTGCAGCACCGATTTATAAAGAGCATTTATTAGCTGTTATACTTACTGGAATGGGCAATGATGGCCTTGTTGGATGTAAATCAGTAAAAAAATATGGAGGGCATGTCATTATCGAATCTGAAGAGACATGCGTTGTTTATGGAATGCCAAAAGCAGTTTTTGAAGCCAAGCTATATGATGTTCAAGTGCCGCTACAGGATGTTTTAAAGGAAATATTGGCATATGTGTGA
- a CDS encoding methyl-accepting chemotaxis protein, translating to MSFKENVAKKLIKGTTYHENLKRAVYAVDDIDSKLGKFVDITNKILSGLKEQSTTIESTKIGTEELAGLINDVEESVGQLVKFVDKANNSLEKLYSLTNQVAGNSESTASSVEQISASIEQISKSIKGVAGNAESLSASAEETSAAIEEMVASINQVAGNSESTASSVEQISASIEQISKSIKGVAGNAESLSASAEETSAAIEEMVASINQVAGNSESTASSVEQISASIEQISKSIKGVAGNAESLSASAEETSAAIEEMVASINQVAGNSESTASSVEQISASIEQISKSIKGVAGNAESLSASAEETSAAIEEMVASINQVANSTENIKRLSDSLKTEAQNGRKSVEETLSSIKDITDAIYLTGNVINNLGESSEKIGSITEVIDDIAEQTNLLALNAAIEAARAGEHGKGFAVVADEVRKLAERTATATKEIAALIKNVQKETEQAVKAIAVGQDKAKRGTELSNDMSIVIEKIVEGIEEINNEINEVTLAAEEQRNQGQNIVIAVENITNQAAQVRQATKEQAKGVEEIVQGVNNAREQVRQIAVATKEQRNQGQNIVEAVENITNQAAQVSQATKEQAKGVEEIVQGVNNAREQVRQIATAAKEQRNQGQNIVIAVENITNQAAQVSQATKEQAKGVEEIVQGVNNAREQVRQIAAATKEQRNQGQNIVIAVENITNQAAQVSQATKEQAKGVEEIVQGVNNAREQVRQIAAVAKEINANIGEEMNNSNVINKQAEQIEELIKKQTSEFKQVAAFVKEFSTLLSLNGKDVEKSIDTTEELLSNVEQIKNTLRGFEI from the coding sequence ATGAGTTTTAAGGAAAATGTTGCAAAAAAATTGATAAAAGGTACGACATATCATGAAAATTTAAAGAGAGCAGTTTATGCTGTAGATGATATTGACAGCAAATTGGGAAAATTTGTAGATATAACCAATAAGATACTTAGTGGATTAAAAGAGCAGTCAACAACAATAGAATCAACTAAAATAGGTACTGAAGAGTTAGCTGGATTGATTAATGATGTAGAAGAAAGTGTAGGGCAATTAGTTAAGTTTGTCGATAAGGCTAATAATTCTTTGGAAAAGTTATACAGTCTTACTAATCAAGTAGCAGGCAATAGCGAAAGTACAGCAAGTTCAGTAGAGCAGATATCAGCATCGATAGAGCAGATAAGCAAGTCGATAAAAGGAGTAGCAGGGAATGCAGAAAGCTTGTCAGCATCAGCAGAAGAAACATCAGCGGCGATAGAAGAAATGGTAGCATCAATAAATCAAGTAGCAGGCAATAGCGAAAGCACAGCAAGTTCAGTAGAGCAGATATCAGCATCAATAGAGCAGATAAGCAAGTCGATAAAAGGAGTAGCAGGGAACGCAGAAAGTTTGTCAGCATCAGCAGAAGAAACATCGGCAGCGATAGAAGAAATGGTAGCATCAATAAATCAAGTAGCAGGCAATAGCGAAAGTACAGCAAGTTCAGTAGAGCAGATATCAGCATCGATAGAACAGATAAGCAAGTCGATAAAAGGAGTAGCAGGGAACGCAGAAAGTTTGTCAGCATCAGCAGAAGAAACATCGGCAGCGATAGAAGAAATGGTAGCATCAATAAATCAAGTAGCAGGCAATAGCGAAAGCACAGCAAGTTCAGTAGAGCAGATATCAGCATCGATAGAGCAGATAAGCAAGTCGATAAAAGGAGTAGCAGGAAACGCAGAAAGTTTGTCAGCATCAGCAGAAGAAACATCGGCGGCGATAGAAGAAATGGTAGCATCGATCAATCAAGTAGCTAACAGTACTGAAAATATTAAAAGATTAAGCGATTCGCTAAAGACTGAAGCACAAAATGGCAGGAAATCGGTAGAAGAAACATTATCTTCTATTAAAGATATTACTGATGCAATTTATCTTACAGGAAATGTAATAAATAATTTAGGAGAAAGTTCTGAAAAAATAGGAAGTATTACGGAAGTTATTGATGATATTGCAGAACAGACCAATTTGTTAGCTTTAAATGCAGCGATAGAAGCTGCAAGGGCTGGTGAACATGGCAAAGGGTTTGCGGTAGTAGCAGATGAAGTTAGAAAACTTGCTGAAAGAACAGCTACAGCTACAAAAGAGATAGCTGCTCTAATAAAGAATGTTCAAAAAGAGACGGAACAAGCAGTGAAAGCAATTGCAGTAGGGCAAGATAAGGCTAAGCGTGGAACTGAGTTAAGCAATGATATGAGTATAGTAATAGAAAAAATTGTTGAAGGAATAGAAGAAATAAATAATGAGATTAACGAAGTCACATTAGCCGCAGAAGAGCAGAGAAATCAAGGGCAAAACATAGTAATAGCAGTAGAAAATATAACAAACCAGGCAGCGCAGGTAAGGCAAGCGACAAAAGAACAAGCAAAAGGAGTAGAGGAAATAGTACAAGGAGTAAACAATGCAAGAGAGCAAGTAAGACAGATAGCGGTGGCCACAAAAGAGCAGAGAAATCAAGGGCAAAACATAGTAGAAGCAGTAGAAAATATAACAAACCAAGCAGCGCAGGTGAGTCAAGCGACAAAAGAACAAGCAAAAGGAGTAGAGGAAATAGTACAAGGAGTAAACAATGCAAGAGAACAAGTAAGACAGATAGCGACGGCTGCAAAAGAGCAGAGAAATCAAGGGCAAAACATAGTAATAGCAGTAGAAAATATAACAAACCAGGCAGCGCAGGTAAGTCAAGCAACAAAAGAACAAGCAAAAGGAGTAGAAGAAATAGTACAAGGAGTAAACAATGCGAGAGAACAAGTAAGACAGATAGCGGCTGCTACAAAAGAGCAGAGAAATCAAGGGCAAAACATAGTAATAGCAGTAGAAAATATAACAAATCAAGCAGCGCAGGTAAGTCAAGCGACAAAAGAACAAGCAAAAGGAGTAGAAGAAATAGTACAAGGAGTAAACAATGCAAGAGAGCAAGTAAGACAAATAGCGGCGGTTGCAAAAGAAATAAATGCAAATATCGGCGAAGAAATGAACAATTCAAATGTTATAAATAAACAAGCAGAACAAATTGAAGAGTTAATAAAAAAACAAACCTCAGAATTTAAGCAAGTTGCGGCATTTGTAAAAGAATTTAGCACTTTATTAAGTTTAAATGGCAAGGATGTTGAAAAATCTATCGATACTACTGAGGAACTTCTTAGTAATGTGGAACAAATAAAAAATACATTAAGAGGCTTTGAAATATGA
- a CDS encoding YjgB family protein produces MKKYGLLIALVVAVSIFAGYLLYNNSNIAQRRNQESQSQKTATNDNSTSDNNAKDENKSSNDSNNGNSDKQDHNPVVDNRNVDLINQIVSLAKQGKVINCDFVTGKTTIDDIEKVYGNSDKQEYISSAKGTYTTFTKKYLVFGFNKGMQVFETRSFDPRLQAISRSDIENVLGKAPYKASISGTPSQTVLGYTMNSDYKLEFVISYTTNLVDHVNVLYPAATANSMAGDPGRQW; encoded by the coding sequence ATGAAAAAATACGGCTTATTGATAGCACTTGTTGTTGCTGTATCGATTTTTGCCGGATACCTGCTTTACAATAATTCTAATATAGCACAAAGAAGAAATCAAGAATCGCAAAGCCAAAAAACTGCAACAAATGATAATTCAACTTCTGATAATAATGCAAAAGATGAAAATAAGAGTAGCAATGATAGTAATAATGGCAATAGTGATAAACAAGATCACAATCCTGTTGTAGACAATCGCAACGTTGATTTGATAAATCAGATAGTAAGCCTTGCTAAACAAGGTAAAGTAATAAACTGCGATTTTGTAACAGGTAAAACTACTATAGATGATATAGAAAAGGTGTATGGAAACTCTGACAAGCAAGAGTATATTTCATCTGCAAAGGGAACTTATACGACTTTTACAAAGAAGTATCTTGTATTTGGATTTAATAAAGGAATGCAGGTTTTTGAGACAAGGTCATTTGATCCAAGATTACAAGCTATTTCAAGAAGTGATATTGAAAATGTATTGGGAAAAGCCCCATATAAAGCCTCTATAAGCGGCACTCCAAGCCAAACTGTTTTAGGCTATACGATGAATTCTGATTACAAGCTTGAATTTGTCATATCATATACGACAAATCTTGTTGACCATGTAAATGTGCTGTATCCTGCGGCAACAGCTAATTCTATGGCAGGTGATCCAGGCCGCCAATGGTGA
- a CDS encoding M28 family peptidase — protein sequence MKSMDYLKELSRFEHRGSATKNERKAADYIAEKLKSLGYDVGVQEFKTTRDNLYILPLQFGILLFIMGAASFVYDKFLNIVELLISIVAVFLLVLELSGRSFETSIMPKHRSKNVFTKFEKNDKKKVIISAHIDTQKGSLMFSPKIVGRLKMIFNVGYVGFALIPLGIAFKIMDISFVSNVLLGLGILITFAMVVFLLICQLGGKYTNGANDNGSGVSLALAIADHYANNKDKFPDDVQLVFLFTGSEETGERGMKYFLKKYKRLLDRDAQFVILDNLGAGKLTYLEGEGMIIYRKAGKMLLDVADLMAKEYPKNTVQRRKNLLLPTDALPVLASGFDAIAFLSMDEDGSIKNYHWFTDTIENVDSKLLRYEESFLIEYILRVSNKMTDLKNVEAIE from the coding sequence ATGAAAAGTATGGATTACTTAAAAGAGCTTTCAAGGTTTGAACACCGTGGTTCAGCCACAAAGAATGAAAGAAAGGCAGCAGATTACATCGCAGAGAAGCTTAAAAGTTTAGGCTATGATGTTGGTGTACAGGAATTTAAAACAACACGAGACAATCTTTACATTTTGCCTCTCCAGTTTGGGATTCTTCTTTTCATCATGGGTGCTGCATCGTTTGTATACGATAAATTTTTAAATATTGTGGAGCTTTTAATTTCCATTGTTGCAGTATTTTTGTTGGTTTTAGAGCTAAGCGGCAGGTCTTTTGAAACCAGCATAATGCCCAAACACAGATCCAAAAACGTATTCACGAAATTTGAGAAAAACGACAAAAAGAAGGTAATCATATCTGCCCACATTGATACACAAAAAGGCAGTCTAATGTTCAGTCCTAAAATTGTTGGAAGATTAAAAATGATTTTTAACGTTGGCTATGTGGGATTTGCTTTGATACCACTGGGTATCGCATTTAAAATAATGGATATTTCTTTTGTATCAAATGTTTTATTGGGATTAGGCATACTAATAACATTTGCAATGGTTGTGTTTTTGCTTATATGTCAGTTAGGTGGAAAGTACACAAATGGTGCTAATGACAATGGTTCTGGTGTATCTTTGGCATTAGCGATTGCAGATCATTATGCAAATAATAAAGATAAGTTTCCTGATGATGTGCAACTGGTTTTCCTCTTTACAGGCAGCGAAGAGACTGGCGAAAGGGGAATGAAATATTTCTTGAAGAAGTATAAGAGGTTATTAGACAGGGATGCGCAGTTTGTAATACTTGATAACCTTGGAGCAGGCAAACTGACATACCTTGAAGGAGAAGGAATGATCATATACAGGAAAGCGGGCAAAATGCTTTTAGACGTTGCAGATCTTATGGCAAAAGAGTACCCCAAAAATACGGTTCAGAGGAGAAAAAATCTGCTTTTGCCCACAGATGCACTGCCTGTCTTAGCAAGTGGATTCGATGCTATAGCGTTTTTATCCATGGATGAAGACGGATCTATAAAAAATTATCATTGGTTTACAGATACTATAGAAAACGTGGATTCAAAGCTTTTAAGATATGAAGAAAGCTTTTTGATAGAATATATCTTAAGGGTTTCAAATAAGATGACCGATTTAAAAAACGTTGAAGCAATTGAGTAG
- a CDS encoding CheR family methyltransferase, with protein sequence MITNEQNYLGELANFIYDFCGIDYKNNLNNLKIKIETRIKELGLSVWEYFGYIKMEPEELDVLIELITVNETYFFREENLLEEFKNSILPEYINSANNNVRIWSAACSTGEEPYTIGMLIEDSGLLKNHEVKIIATDINKKVLEKAEKGFYKKNSLSFRRTPNYVYDKFFIDHGEYYRVKDEIAKMVEFKRINLLDKDLEEKIGKCDIIFCRNVLIYFDEHAIRKIINDFYKILNPGGYLLLGHAESITGIHSGFEVIHKPSVFYYKRKG encoded by the coding sequence ATGATAACAAATGAACAGAATTATTTAGGGGAATTGGCTAATTTTATATACGATTTTTGTGGCATTGATTATAAAAATAATTTAAACAATCTCAAGATAAAAATTGAAACAAGGATTAAAGAATTAGGGCTATCTGTTTGGGAATATTTTGGATATATCAAAATGGAACCAGAAGAATTGGATGTGTTAATAGAATTAATAACTGTGAACGAAACGTATTTTTTTAGAGAAGAAAATTTGTTAGAAGAATTTAAGAACTCAATTTTGCCTGAATATATTAATTCTGCAAACAATAATGTGCGCATATGGTCTGCCGCTTGTTCGACGGGTGAGGAGCCGTACACGATCGGTATGTTAATTGAAGACAGTGGTTTATTAAAAAACCATGAAGTTAAAATTATTGCTACAGACATTAATAAAAAGGTATTGGAAAAAGCTGAAAAAGGTTTTTATAAGAAAAATTCATTATCGTTTAGGAGAACTCCTAATTATGTATACGACAAATTTTTTATAGATCATGGAGAATATTATAGAGTTAAAGATGAAATTGCCAAAATGGTAGAATTTAAAAGAATAAATCTCTTGGATAAGGATCTTGAAGAGAAAATAGGAAAATGTGATATTATATTTTGTAGGAATGTTTTAATATATTTTGATGAACATGCAATTCGAAAAATAATCAACGATTTTTACAAAATTTTAAATCCTGGCGGTTACTTGTTATTAGGTCATGCTGAGTCAATAACTGGTATTCACAGTGGATTTGAAGTAATACATAAGCCTTCTGTTTTCTATTATAAAAGAAAGGGATGA
- a CDS encoding transglycosylase domain-containing protein gives MENNTQLRRSDRNKKKKSKKSAFKKVFNVVLWGVIILLLAGIGVVGGKVLAIIKNTPPLSQDALTKMKQSSIVYAKNSDGSWSQAAILHGSDNRLWVSIDKIPENLQNAVVAIEDQRFYKNNLGIDPKRIIGAFLVDIKAGGKPVEGASTITQQLVKNTMLTDEKTLTRKIQEAVLAWQLEQKYTKKQILEAYLNTIYLGGPHINAYGVQAAALQYFGKDVSQLDLAECAMLAGITNNPSMYSPDSNIQQATERQHLVLSEMLKQGFITQEQYNAAINEKLHFVFKNLNLSTYSHGYFIDQVINDATDALVKKLGMTKSEALNEIYNGGLRIYSTMDPNIQTIMENAFKNPKLFPVDPTTKEAVQGAMVVIDWKTGEIKGIVGGRNTNDFKYVTRGISFADSKRQPGSSIKPLTVYGPALQSGLTAATVVDDVPTTFTLPGAKPYTPHNYESNYYHGLVTLREAITDSLNVPAVQVVNKIGINVSASYGKKFGLDITKNDMYLPALALGGLSQGITPIQEAAAYGAIANKGMYISPITFTKITDSTGKVLVDNKPEEHVVLSEQNAYILRSMMMDVVDHGTGTAAKLSNMDVAGKTGTSENSGNIWFSGFTPYYVGTVWMGYPSSNNPVKNYGVPQVGGTFPAQMWRTVMAQIHQNLPPTHFTDKPSGIVYETVCKDSGELPTDLCREDPRGDRTYTEMFAAGTQPTEYCTVHVSAQIDTLTGKLASSWTPPFLVKQEVFINPPGRTPEQNAYAADGKYVLPTQSDSGSDVLPGNNQNDNGAQTGNPSTNSGDTTAPTNGTEPGNTSENTGQSNTSGNGGQSNSSSTNSSNTNGSGQGNSTTNQKGIGNIINSILGH, from the coding sequence ATGGAGAACAATACACAACTTAGGCGTAGTGATAGAAATAAAAAGAAAAAAAGCAAAAAAAGCGCCTTTAAGAAAGTATTCAATGTTGTGCTGTGGGGTGTCATTATACTGCTTTTAGCAGGCATTGGTGTTGTTGGCGGTAAAGTTTTAGCTATAATAAAAAACACGCCTCCACTGTCGCAGGATGCCTTGACGAAGATGAAACAGTCGTCCATAGTGTACGCTAAAAACAGCGATGGAAGCTGGAGCCAAGCTGCGATTTTACATGGTTCTGACAACAGACTTTGGGTTTCTATAGATAAAATTCCTGAAAATTTACAAAATGCCGTTGTGGCCATAGAAGACCAGAGGTTTTACAAGAATAATTTAGGCATTGATCCTAAGAGGATAATTGGTGCATTTTTGGTTGATATAAAGGCTGGTGGCAAACCTGTGGAAGGTGCCAGCACTATAACACAGCAGCTTGTTAAAAATACCATGCTTACAGATGAAAAGACATTGACGAGAAAGATTCAAGAGGCTGTACTGGCATGGCAATTAGAGCAAAAGTACACGAAAAAGCAGATACTTGAAGCGTATCTTAATACCATTTATTTAGGTGGTCCACATATAAATGCGTACGGTGTTCAAGCGGCAGCGCTACAGTATTTTGGCAAGGATGTAAGTCAGTTGGATCTTGCAGAATGTGCTATGCTGGCAGGTATTACTAATAATCCCTCTATGTACTCACCTGATTCCAATATACAGCAAGCGACGGAGAGGCAGCACCTTGTTTTGAGTGAAATGCTGAAACAGGGTTTTATCACTCAAGAACAGTACAATGCTGCAATAAATGAAAAGCTGCATTTTGTTTTCAAGAATCTCAATTTGTCTACGTACAGTCACGGTTATTTTATAGATCAAGTCATAAACGATGCTACAGATGCTCTTGTCAAAAAACTTGGCATGACTAAATCAGAAGCATTGAATGAAATATACAATGGTGGTCTTAGGATATATTCAACAATGGATCCAAACATACAGACGATAATGGAAAATGCGTTTAAAAATCCAAAGCTTTTCCCTGTAGATCCAACTACAAAAGAGGCTGTACAGGGTGCTATGGTAGTGATAGATTGGAAAACTGGAGAAATTAAGGGTATTGTAGGTGGTAGAAATACAAATGACTTTAAATATGTCACAAGAGGTATAAGCTTTGCTGATTCAAAAAGACAGCCAGGGTCATCAATAAAGCCTTTGACTGTGTATGGACCTGCACTGCAAAGCGGTCTTACCGCTGCTACAGTTGTAGACGACGTTCCTACCACATTTACACTTCCTGGTGCAAAGCCGTACACGCCTCATAACTATGAAAGCAATTATTACCATGGTTTAGTGACATTAAGGGAAGCTATAACAGATTCGTTGAATGTGCCTGCTGTTCAGGTTGTCAACAAAATAGGCATAAATGTCTCTGCAAGTTACGGGAAAAAATTTGGACTTGACATAACTAAAAACGATATGTACCTTCCAGCTCTGGCATTGGGCGGTTTAAGTCAAGGCATCACGCCTATACAAGAAGCGGCTGCTTACGGGGCAATTGCCAATAAAGGAATGTATATAAGTCCGATTACTTTTACAAAGATTACAGACTCTACAGGAAAAGTATTGGTAGACAATAAACCTGAAGAACATGTGGTGTTAAGTGAGCAAAATGCTTATATATTGAGAAGCATGATGATGGATGTTGTAGACCATGGTACAGGTACTGCTGCCAAGCTTTCTAATATGGATGTGGCAGGTAAGACAGGCACATCTGAGAATTCAGGCAACATTTGGTTCTCAGGTTTTACGCCATATTATGTTGGTACTGTATGGATGGGTTATCCGTCATCAAATAATCCTGTGAAAAATTACGGTGTGCCGCAGGTAGGAGGTACTTTCCCGGCTCAGATGTGGAGGACTGTCATGGCACAAATACATCAAAATCTTCCACCAACACATTTTACAGACAAACCATCGGGAATAGTATATGAGACTGTCTGCAAAGATTCCGGAGAATTGCCGACGGATTTGTGCAGAGAAGATCCGAGAGGGGACAGGACATATACTGAGATGTTTGCTGCAGGTACACAGCCTACGGAGTATTGCACTGTTCACGTATCAGCCCAGATAGATACATTGACAGGGAAACTGGCATCTTCCTGGACACCGCCTTTCCTCGTGAAACAAGAAGTGTTTATCAATCCTCCAGGTAGGACACCTGAGCAGAATGCATACGCCGCCGACGGCAAATACGTATTGCCTACACAGTCAGACAGTGGAAGCGATGTATTGCCGGGAAATAATCAGAATGACAACGGAGCACAAACTGGAAATCCATCGACAAATAGTGGCGATACTACTGCTCCGACAAATGGCACGGAACCGGGAAATACATCTGAAAACACTGGACAAAGTAACACATCCGGTAATGGCGGGCAAAGCAATAGTAGCAGTACAAATAGCAGTAATACTAATGGCAGTGGGCAAGGAAATTCTACCACAAATCAAAAGGGAATTGGAAATATAATAAACTCTATACTTGGGCACTAA